The Shinella zoogloeoides genome includes a region encoding these proteins:
- a CDS encoding Gfo/Idh/MocA family oxidoreductase, which produces MAKFKGALIGCGFFAVNQMHGWRDLPDVEIVAICDRDPERLDIVGDQFGVARRYRSAEEMFADGGFDFVDVATTVGSHRALVELAAHHKVPVICQKPFAPTLADAKAMVTAAEAAGIPLMIHENFRWQTPILAVKAVLESGAIGTPFWGRVSFRSGFDVFSGQPYLAKGKRFIIEDLGIHSLDIARFLFGDAGRMTARTKRINPEIAGEDVATMLLDHDNGITSIVDVSYATKLPEEPFPETFVEIDASQGTLRLGKDYALTVHGPKGTTRSVVAPNLLPWASRPWHNIQESVALIQKHWIERLAAGAEPDTSGRDNLKTFALVEAAYLSAERGETIALEELLG; this is translated from the coding sequence ATGGCGAAGTTCAAGGGTGCGTTGATCGGCTGCGGCTTCTTCGCCGTCAACCAGATGCATGGCTGGCGGGACCTGCCGGACGTGGAGATCGTCGCGATCTGCGACCGCGATCCCGAGCGGCTCGACATCGTCGGCGACCAGTTCGGCGTGGCGAGGCGCTATCGGTCAGCAGAGGAGATGTTCGCCGATGGCGGCTTCGATTTCGTCGATGTCGCGACGACGGTGGGCAGCCACCGCGCGCTGGTCGAGCTTGCCGCGCACCACAAGGTGCCGGTGATCTGCCAGAAGCCGTTCGCGCCGACGCTGGCGGATGCGAAGGCCATGGTCACCGCTGCCGAGGCGGCCGGCATTCCGCTGATGATCCACGAGAACTTCCGCTGGCAGACGCCGATCCTCGCGGTCAAGGCGGTGCTGGAGAGCGGCGCGATCGGCACGCCCTTCTGGGGTCGCGTCTCCTTCCGCTCGGGTTTCGACGTCTTTTCCGGCCAGCCCTATCTCGCCAAGGGCAAGCGCTTCATCATCGAAGATCTCGGCATCCACTCGCTCGATATCGCCCGCTTCCTCTTCGGCGATGCCGGCCGCATGACGGCCCGCACCAAGCGCATCAACCCGGAGATCGCCGGCGAGGACGTGGCGACCATGCTGCTCGACCACGACAACGGCATCACCTCCATCGTCGATGTCAGCTATGCCACGAAGCTGCCGGAGGAGCCCTTCCCGGAAACCTTCGTCGAGATCGACGCAAGCCAGGGCACGCTCCGCCTCGGCAAGGACTACGCGCTCACCGTCCATGGCCCGAAGGGCACGACACGAAGCGTCGTTGCGCCGAACCTGCTGCCCTGGGCCTCGCGCCCCTGGCACAATATCCAGGAAAGCGTCGCGCTCATCCAGAAGCACTGGATCGAGCGGCTTGCGGCGGGCGCGGAACCGGACACGTCCGGCCGCGACAACCTGAAGACCTTCGCCCTCGTCGAGGCCGCCTATCTCAGCGCCGAGCGCGGCGAGACCATCGCGCTGGAGGAGCTTC